The following coding sequences lie in one Phycicoccus duodecadis genomic window:
- the rfbB gene encoding dTDP-glucose 4,6-dehydratase produces the protein MRVLVTGGAGFIGSNFVHRTLATRPDAEVTVLDALTYAGSTTSLDGVLDRVAFVEGDVADAAAVDPLVARSDVVVHFAAESHNDNSLTDPTPFVRTNLVGTFTMLEAVRRHDVRYHHISTDEVYGDLELDDPERFTEDTPYAPSSPYSATKAGSDHLVRAWVRSFGVRATLSNCSNNYGPRQHVEKFIPRQVTNVLDGQRPKLYGDGLNVRDWIHVDDHNDALWTILEHGRIGHTYLVGADGEMNNVDVIRLVLELMGQDPEAFDHVTDRAGHDRRYAIEAGRLRQELGWAPRYGTFRDGLAATIDWYRENEAWWRPVKEATEAKYALTQQVLTR, from the coding sequence ATGCGGGTTCTGGTCACGGGCGGGGCGGGCTTCATCGGCAGCAACTTCGTGCACCGCACCCTCGCGACCCGCCCCGACGCCGAGGTCACCGTGCTCGACGCGCTCACCTACGCGGGGTCCACGACCTCGCTCGACGGCGTGCTCGACCGGGTCGCGTTCGTCGAGGGCGACGTGGCCGACGCCGCCGCCGTCGACCCGCTCGTCGCCCGCAGCGACGTCGTGGTGCACTTCGCGGCCGAGTCGCACAACGACAACTCCCTGACCGACCCGACGCCCTTCGTGCGCACCAACCTGGTGGGCACCTTCACGATGCTCGAGGCGGTGCGCCGCCACGACGTGCGCTACCACCACATCTCCACCGACGAGGTCTACGGCGACCTCGAGCTCGACGACCCCGAGCGGTTCACCGAGGACACCCCGTACGCCCCGAGCTCCCCGTACTCGGCGACCAAGGCGGGTTCGGACCACCTCGTGCGCGCCTGGGTGAGGTCGTTCGGGGTCCGGGCGACGCTGTCGAACTGCTCGAACAACTACGGTCCGCGCCAGCACGTCGAGAAGTTCATCCCGCGCCAGGTCACCAACGTCCTCGACGGGCAGCGGCCCAAGCTGTACGGCGACGGGCTGAACGTCCGCGACTGGATCCACGTCGACGACCACAACGACGCGCTGTGGACCATCCTCGAGCACGGCCGCATCGGGCACACCTACCTCGTCGGGGCCGACGGCGAGATGAACAACGTCGACGTCATCCGGCTGGTGCTCGAGCTCATGGGGCAGGACCCGGAGGCCTTCGACCACGTCACCGACCGGGCCGGGCACGACCGCCGCTACGCCATCGAGGCCGGCCGGCTCCGCCAGGAGCTCGGCTGGGCGCCCCGCTACGGCACCTTCCGCGACGGCCTGGCGGCCACCATCGACTGGTACCGCGAGAACGAGGCGTGGTGGCGGCCGGTCAAGGAGGCCACCGAGGCGAAGTACGCCCTGACCCAGCAGGTGCTCACCCGCTGA
- the rfbA gene encoding glucose-1-phosphate thymidylyltransferase RfbA: protein MKGIVLAGGSGTRLHPITLGISKQLMPVYDKPMVYYPLATLMMAGIREILVITTPEDEAQFRRLLGDGSRWGIELSYAVQPRPEGLAQAFVIGADFIGGDPVALVLGDNIFYGTGLGTALRRLTEVRGGHIFAYHVADPTAYGVVEFAEDGTVLSIEEKPEHPRSDFAVPGLYFYDNDVVAIAAGLTPSPRGELEITAVNEAYLRRGDLAVTVLPRGTAWLDTGTFEGLMDAGQFVHVVEARQGHKIGCVEEIAWRAGWIDDDALRRLGDELAKSGYGAYLHACVDRGRGR, encoded by the coding sequence ATGAAGGGCATCGTCCTCGCGGGAGGCTCCGGCACCAGGCTGCACCCGATCACGCTCGGGATCTCCAAGCAGCTGATGCCGGTGTACGACAAGCCGATGGTCTACTACCCCCTCGCGACCCTGATGATGGCGGGCATCCGCGAGATCCTCGTCATCACCACCCCCGAGGACGAGGCCCAGTTCCGGCGCCTGCTGGGTGACGGCTCACGCTGGGGCATCGAGCTGTCGTACGCCGTGCAGCCGCGCCCCGAGGGCCTCGCGCAGGCCTTCGTCATCGGCGCCGACTTCATCGGCGGCGACCCCGTGGCCCTGGTGCTGGGCGACAACATCTTCTACGGCACCGGGCTGGGCACGGCGCTGCGCCGGCTCACCGAGGTGCGCGGCGGCCACATCTTCGCCTACCACGTGGCCGACCCCACCGCCTACGGCGTCGTCGAGTTCGCCGAGGACGGCACCGTGCTGTCGATCGAGGAGAAGCCCGAGCACCCGCGCTCCGACTTCGCCGTGCCGGGCCTGTACTTCTACGACAACGACGTGGTCGCCATCGCCGCCGGGCTGACCCCCAGCCCTCGCGGCGAGCTCGAGATCACCGCCGTCAACGAGGCCTACCTGCGCCGGGGCGACCTGGCGGTCACCGTGCTCCCCCGCGGCACGGCCTGGCTCGACACCGGCACCTTCGAGGGGCTGATGGACGCCGGCCAGTTCGTCCACGTCGTCGAGGCACGCCAGGGCCACAAGATCGGGTGCGTCGAGGAGATCGCCTGGCGCGCCGGCTGGATCGACGACGACGCCCTGCGCCGGCTCGGCGACGAGCTCGCCAAGTCCGGCTACGGCGCCTACCTGCACGCCTGCGTCGACCGCGGCCGCGGCCGCTGA
- the rfbC gene encoding dTDP-4-dehydrorhamnose 3,5-epimerase: protein MEITELAVPGAFVVTPRRHEDPRGMFLESYRGDLLAQHLGHRPDIVQTNVSVSSRGTVRGVHFADLPPGQAKYVTAVAGRLLDVVVDLRVGSPTFGRWEGVELDTTTRRAVYLSEGLGHALCALEDGSTALYLCSATYRPAAEHGVHPLDPDLGIDWPVARPVLSAKDAAAPSLAEATASGLLPTWDACRAWAEHLAQRAN from the coding sequence ATGGAGATCACCGAGCTCGCCGTCCCGGGCGCCTTCGTGGTCACGCCCCGCCGGCACGAGGACCCGCGCGGGATGTTCCTCGAGTCCTACCGCGGCGACCTGCTGGCCCAGCACCTCGGCCACCGCCCCGACATCGTCCAGACCAACGTGTCGGTCTCCTCGCGCGGCACCGTGCGCGGCGTGCACTTCGCCGACCTGCCCCCGGGGCAGGCCAAGTACGTCACCGCAGTGGCGGGGCGCCTGCTCGACGTCGTGGTCGACCTGCGGGTCGGCTCGCCCACCTTCGGCCGGTGGGAGGGTGTCGAGCTCGACACCACCACCCGCCGCGCCGTCTACCTGTCGGAGGGTCTCGGCCACGCCCTCTGCGCCCTCGAGGACGGCTCGACGGCGCTCTACCTGTGCTCGGCCACCTACCGGCCGGCCGCCGAGCACGGCGTGCACCCCCTCGACCCCGACCTCGGCATCGACTGGCCGGTCGCCCGGCCGGTGCTGTCGGCCAAGGACGCCGCCGCGCCGAGCCTGGCGGAGGCGACCGCGTCGGGGCTGCTCCCCACCTGGGACGCCTGCCGCGCGTGGGCCGAGCACCTGGCTCAGCGCGCGAACTGA
- a CDS encoding low molecular weight phosphatase family protein, with protein sequence MSDAAAVPVRLLTVCTGNICRSPYAAALLADGLAWARPGAFDVTSAGTHALVGRPVDPGSQRLLEAKDVPVPSTPARLLVAREVEQQALVLVMSDQHRVLVLDEAPAAHRRTVGLVDLATALDTVAAGYSWPDLLADAGAKEVRGRWRALPELLAALGALPSRVTPVLDPVGRGPEVFARMGAQIDAAVRTVVRWEAQFAR encoded by the coding sequence ATGAGTGATGCCGCCGCGGTCCCTGTCCGCCTCCTCACCGTCTGCACGGGCAACATCTGCCGGTCCCCGTACGCCGCCGCCCTGCTGGCCGACGGCCTCGCATGGGCGCGCCCGGGAGCCTTCGACGTCACCAGCGCCGGCACCCACGCCCTGGTGGGCCGGCCGGTCGACCCGGGCTCGCAGCGGCTGCTGGAGGCCAAGGACGTGCCGGTGCCGAGTACCCCCGCGCGCCTCCTCGTCGCCCGCGAGGTCGAGCAGCAGGCGCTCGTGCTCGTGATGTCCGACCAGCACCGCGTCCTCGTCCTCGACGAGGCCCCGGCAGCGCACCGCCGCACCGTGGGGCTGGTCGACCTCGCCACCGCGCTCGACACGGTGGCCGCCGGCTACTCCTGGCCCGACCTGCTGGCCGACGCCGGGGCCAAGGAGGTGCGCGGTCGCTGGCGCGCGCTGCCCGAGCTGCTGGCGGCCCTCGGCGCCCTGCCGAGCCGGGTGACGCCGGTGCTGGACCCGGTCGGGCGCGGGCCCGAGGTCTTCGCCCGGATGGGCGCACAGATCGACGCGGCGGTACGCACGGTGGTGCGCTGGGAGGCTCAGTTCGCGCGCTGA